In Kineococcus mangrovi, the sequence CCCGGCCGGCGCTGGCTTCGACGCGCAGGACCTCCCGCTCGAGATCGCCGATCTCGAGCACGCGGCGGCGGACGGGACGGCCGCCGGCCCCGGTCTCGTCGGCGGCGTCGCCGTGGACGGCGGCCACTGCTCCGTGCTCCCACCAGGCGCTGCGCTCGCGCCACCGGGAGAGCACCTCGCGGACGACGTAGAGCCGCCCGCGCCAGATGAACTGCGCGGGGGTCTCCCGACCCTCGTCCGCGTCGTCGTAGCGGACGTGC encodes:
- a CDS encoding DUF6504 family protein codes for the protein MRTVRRFSDEVHVRYDDADEGRETPAQFIWRGRLYVVREVLSRWRERSAWWEHGAVAAVHGDAADETGAGGRPVRRRVLEIGDLEREVLRVEASAGRAGGAGVYDLARAVGPGTAAVSEVAGTSTSGASGDWQLLRVSD